The DNA sequence ACCAGAAGGGCTTCTCCATGTCGATGTGTGCCCCTGCGGCCAGTTGTTGCTCGGCGAATTCCAGCGCGGAGGGCGTCTCACGACCCGCCTGCGTCACGTCCATGGGCGGCGCATTGTAATACATGAAGGCCCCGCCACCCCGCTCATCCTCGCCACCGAGCAGGTAAATAAAGCGATTGTCCAGCAGCGTCTGCAAAGGTTTTTCCGGCAGGGGCTCGCTGAGCCAGGGATTCGTCTTGTTCCACCACGTGATCACCGGCGCCACGTGCAGGTCTTCGGCGCGAATAAGCAGGGGCACCGCCTCGACAGGCCGATGGATATGGGTTTCGCCGGACCACCAGCCCCGCGCCGCCATATCCACCATGCGTCCCAGGCTGACCGCTTCGACTCGTTCCGCGCTTGCCGCGATCGCAATCGTCCCTTCCCGCGACTCAAACTCCGGCCCGCGCGCCACCTTGTATCGATAAACACCCGGAACGACGTCAAAAGTCGCCTCCCCTTCGCAGGTAACGTGATCATGCCACCGGGGCAGCGTAGGATGCTTCACCGGCGTGCCGGCAGCATCCCACACGTGAATGCGACATGGCGCAAATTCACCCGTCTCAGCGGAGCGCACCTCGAACTTCAGGGATTCGGCATGCGCCGCAAGCGAGACAATGGCCAGTACGGCCAGAAACATTACTCTCATCGCTTTCAGCGCTCCAATCGATTGCATTTGCGACCACACCTGCTTGAACCCAATTGCCCCATACTACTCGATTGGCCTCCATTGCTTCTTCCTGCCTTTTTCTTTGCGCCTTAGCGCCTTTGCGTGCACAATAAAGGATTATGAATTGCCATCGCACGCAAAGGCGCTAAGACGCAAAGGAAGCAATGCACCATGAACCATCGGGTGGGTCTAACCGCAGTCCTCTTCATCGCCCTCTTCATAGTCCCATGCGTGGTTCAGGCCCACGACGACGCCCACGGCCCCCTCGTGCCCGTCTCCCCCGAGGCCGAGGCGCTCATCCACACGGCCCCCGGCGCGACCGTTGCCGGCGTGCCCGCCGTTGCCGAGGGCGCGCAGTCGGCCCTGCTGAACCTGCGTGTGATCGATCTGGCTACCGGCGAGCCCACCTTCTGCCGCGTCAATGTCATCGGGCAGGACGGCAACTACTACGAGCCGGAAGCCCACGCCCAGCAGCCCTGGAGCCTCCAGCGTCTCGGCAATCGCAAGGAGAAAGGCCCTTTTCGCTACTACGGCTGGTTTTTCTATTGCGATGGCGACGAATCGGTCCGCGTACCCACTGGAGACTGCACCATCGAGGTGTGGAAGGGTTTTGAGTTTCGTCCCGTCCGTCAGACCATTTCCATCGCGGCGGCGGCCACGCAGGAAGTCACCATTACCCTGGAGCGCACGCTGGACATGGCGGCGGCGGGCTGGTATTCGGGCGATCCCCATATTCACCTGAACCGTCGCGACAACACGGACCTGGAGCGCGCCCTCGACCTCACGGCGGCGGAGGATATCCGCTATGGCTTCCTCCTGGGCATGAACGATCCGAAACAGTTCAACGGCGTGATGGCGGACCAGGAGTGGCCCCAGTTGCAGGGCATGGGCGATGCATCGGTGCTGCAGCGCGGCAATCAGGTGGTCAGTTCAGGTTTTGAATATCGAAACGTTACCTTCGGCCACATCCTCCTGCTCATGGCGGACGAGCTCCTCTTCAAAGATCAGGTGCTCGCGGTCAATGAATGGCCCACCTTCGCCGAAGTCGCCAAGGAAGTCCACCGCCTCAACGGCAAAGCCTTTCACGCCCACGGGGGCTACGAAAAGGAGATCTACGCCGACTACATTCCAGGCGCGACGGACGGCGTGGAACTCCTGCAGTTCGCCATCTATCGCGGCATCGGCCTGGAGGGCTGGTACCACATTCTGAACGCGGGCTTTCGCTTTCCCTCGGTCGGCGCCAGCGATTTCCCTTACTGCCGGGCCCTGGGCGATTGCCGCACCTATGTGCGCCTGGGCGAGGATAAATCCATGCGCGCCTGGACCGACGCCGCCGTTGCGGGCCGCAGTTTCATGACCACCGGCCCGATGCTCGACTTCACGGTGAATGGCGCGGGTCCCGGCGACTCGCTCAACATCGACGCGGACGCTAAGGTGGTCAATGTGTCCCTGTCCGTGCGCTCAGAGGTTTCCACCGTTTCCGATGTCGAAATCATCGCGAATGGAACCGTCGCAAAGCACTTCCGAGTCGACCGCACCACAGAAGCCGGCCGCCTGCCCCAGAAGCTCACCTATCGCTTCGAACTCCCCCTGAGCGGCTCCACCTGGTTCGCCGCGCGGGCCTACGGCGAGCAGGTCAAAGGACTCCCCGACGCCGAGGCCCACACCAACCCGATATACGTGATGCGCGGCGAAGCGCCCATCGCAAACATGGCGTCGGTAAACTGGCTGCTCGCCAGGCTCGACGAGCGTATCGTGGAAATCGAGGCCATGGACTTCGAGAAGAAAGCCGATGTAATCCGTTACTACCAGGACTGCCGCGCCCTGCTGGCAGCGCGTATGGGCGGGTCAAGTGATTGAACAATAGAGACACGGAGGCACGGAGAAGAAAAAGAGCTCGCGAGGTTCCCATGCTGAGTCATGACAAACTTGAAGTCTGTTATGCCTCTCTTTCTTCCCTCTCTCGTATTCTTTTCTTCGTGCCTCCGTGGGCTCCGTGGTCAATGCATATTGATTCTTTTTACTCAGCAGGCACCGTTTTCTCAGCCTCCTGCCGGAGGTATTCCTCGATGGATAGATCGCCGAAGTACAGCCCCGCGATCACCCCTTCGCCCTCCCGCACGCGGATGACGGCATGGGCGCCCTCCTCCGTTCGGCTTTGCCCGCGATAAGCCGCCTCGGCGGCCGGCGCCTGAAACTCGTCCATGTAGTAGCGGTCAAAAGGCAGTGTCACCCAGAGCGTTGAATTTCCCGCGCCGCCGCCATAGGCCTTCACTTTCAGATAATCACCCGACGCCGGCGGGCTCAACGTCACGTCCGCAATCTTCGCAAGCCCCACTTCGTCCACCCGAAGCAGCGCATAGGCCGTTTCGGTGCCGTCAAAGAACATACCGGTCCAGTTCTCAAGCTGCATATCCGGGAAGCTCAGGGCTACATAACGCCCGCGAAACGCGTCGTAGGGGTCCACCGGTCCGCAGCGGAACTTGTACGCCACGCCCGACGCCAGCACATCCTCGCGCGATCCAATCATGAGGAAAGGCACCGCCAACTGGGCAAGCGCCATAACCACGAAAGCAGCCCATTGCACGGTTTTCATGACGCCAACTCCTTCTGCTTTGCGGCACGCCGCGATATCCACAGGTTCGCACCCAGAAAGCCCATCCCGATAAGGATAAAGGCCACGCCCCGAAATAGAATCCCCATGTCGCTGTCAAAGAATCGGAACGTAAAGAGCAACGCAAGAATGCCCAGCCCCGCGTTCGCCGTAGCCATCCGCCCGGACACGATGCCCGCGCGCAAGACCACAATACCGAGGACAAACAGGTACAGGTTGTAGGCATAAGCCGCCAAAGTATCAACGCCGGCCCCCGTCTCCAGACTGCACAACACAAAAAACGCACAGGCGAGCGCGGGCGACACCACCCAGGCGAGGGCGTTCCAATCCCTGCGCCCCGCACTGCGCACCGCAAGCGCAACCACCGCCCCGAGAGCTATCAGCAGGAGTGCGTAGTCCGCAACCCCGACCCATTCCAGATAGCGCGCATTGCCTGCGCGATAGTGACGGAACCCGATGTCGTTCCAGCCAAAGTCAAAGGTCAGCAGCAACGCGAGAACCACCGTGCCCACGCCGCCAACCAAGCGGAAAGGCTGACCCGAACGCCCCGTCACGGATTCGCGGCCCAGCAGGCAGAAGGCTGCAAACATCGCCGTGTAAATCACGATCCACAGGCCCGGCAACACCTTCTCCAGCGACACACCCAGCCCCACGCAAAGATTCAGGCACAGCACCCAGCCGAGGAAGGCATTGCGCGGCGCGGCGCTGTCCCGCCGGTGCTCCAGCCAAAGAAAGGGCAGCGCGGCCGACAGCATGGCCCAGTACCACAGGGCATGCCCGCCCTGACTCTGCGCCTCAATCGCCCAGCCCGTCGCCCCGATGAAATAGAGCATGGCGACGGTCGCGCTGCGGTAAAGGTAGATCAACGGCAGCCCGAGCAGCAGCCACGTGAAAAGAAAATTCGCCAGGTTGCCGGGGATGTGGTAGGTCTGCCCCACCAGCGCAATGCTTGCCCCGATCGACAGCGCAAGAAATGCACTCGCCCCCTCCCGCCACGCAATCGAGTCCATGCGCCGCGCCAGCGTCCACGCGGCAATCGCCTGGCCCAGCAGCAACGGAAGAAAGCTCAACACCGCCCGCGCGGGCCTGCCCAGCTCATCCCAGTTGCTCGCCAGCGTCAGGATAATGCCCGCGCCAATCAGCAGTGCGCCGAGAATCGCGAGCAATATCTTCGCCACGTTGACGCCGCCTTCCGGCGCTGGCCCATAGTGCTCGCGAAGACGCGCCGCCGTCTCCGCCGACACCACGCCCGAGGCCACCAGTCCCGGCAGTTCGTCGTACAGCCATCGTATCGATCGTTGGCCCATAACCCTTCTCCCCTCCGGCCACAGCCGGGTAGGGGGCGACCGACCATCGGCCACCCGCAAGGAAATGATACCTCCAAACTGTTAGATATGCAACATTTTTATTTCTTACTTTACCGTCCGGTAATCCGCCCCGCCGTCACTCGCCAAACAGCTCGCGCGCCACGCCGCCAAAGTATCCTTCATAGCAGCCACGCGCGCCACTTCCGATGCAGCCAGATTCGTCGTCTCGCCCGGGTCCGTTTGCAGGTCAAAGAGCAGGTCCTCCGCGCCAGACGCGGAAAAGTCCGTCAACAACTTGTAGCGATTGTCCGTCAGCGCCACCGCCGGTGATTCTCGTGTTTCCACGGAACCCGCCTTGCCCAGGGTCTCAAAGGCAATGGGCGCGGGGCGCTCCTGGATCCCGTCGCGGATAACCGGGACCAAGCTGATTCCGTCCATGGGTCGTGAATCAGGCATCGAAATGCTCAAGACTTCGAGGATCGTCGGGAGGTAGTCGCTCGTCACGGCGGGGTAGTCGGACACCGTTCCGGCCTTAACCTGTGCGGGCCATTCAAGCAGCCCCGGTACGCGAACGCCCCCTTCAAACAGGCTCCGCTTGCGTCCTCGGAATTGGCCCGCGGACCCCATGTAGCGCTCGCCCGGCGCGTCCCCTTCGGGACCGTTATCGGAGCAGAAGAAAACGATGGTAGTCTCCGCCACCTTGAGCTCGCGCAGCTTCGCCCGAAGTCGCCCGACCTGTTCATCCATCGCCGCCACCGCCGCATAATAGTGTTGCGCTTCTGCAGGGTGCTCCGCATAACGCGCGCGGTACGCCGGCCCACCCACCACCGGCGCATGAGGCGCGTGAAACCAGATCACCGAAAGGAAGGGCTTCGCCGCCGCCACGGCCCCTTCAATGAAGGGAATCGCCTTATCCATGATGATCCGCGAGTCATCCCCATCCAGCGACTCTTTGACATTCTCGCCATTCTGCCAGTAGAGCGCCCGCCTGTCCACGACACCCTTCAACACCGGGTGAAGGCTTTCCACCGCATAGGGGTCCCAGGTGCCCACGGCAAACTCCGTGCTGAACCACTCCGCAAACCCGTTCATCCCCGGTGTGGCATAGTGCTTTTCCGGTTCCCGAGCGGTCTGCCCAGAATACTTGGGCGTCATCGTCCCCAGGTGCCACTTGCCGAAGTGCCCGGTGGCGTAGCCCACCTCCGAAAGAATCTCGGGCAGGGTGATCTCCTCGGGCTTCATGTGGCCGCCATTGGCAAAGCGAACGCCGTAACGAAAAGGATGCCGCCCCGTCAGGCAACTGCCCCGCGTGGGACTGCACACCGGCGCGGCCGAATAAAATCGATTGAACTTCAGCCCCGCCGCGGCCATGGCGTCCAGGTTCGGTGTCCCGATGACCGTGCCGCCGTTGAAGCCCGGATCGCCCCAGCCGAGGTCGTCGGCCATTAACAGGACGATATTGGGCCGCGCTTCGGCGGCGGGCGCGGAGAGGATTACGAAGAGCAGAGAGACGAAGAGACCGGCGGCACGAATCGGCATGTGTACGCTCCGAACAAAGGGGCTGGATGTAAGTTCAATAAGGCGGCAACAGTCGCCGGAAGCCATGTAACAGTACCACGCACAGAAAAAACAAGTTGCGCAAGAGCTGTCCTGGCACATTAAGTCGCACAGGTGCGGACGGAACGCCACGCTCGGCAACCTCTGCGCTCCGCGCGGCGACCCTGCGGATCCAGGCGATGCCGCAGGGCCATTCGGCCAGTCCATCGATCCACGCGCCGGGGATTCCCTCGAATCCCGTGGCCGCCCCCAGAATCGCGCCAGTAATCGCCGCTGTCGTATCCGTATCGCCACCACAGTCGATTACCGCGGACACGGCAGCCTCGTAGTCCATCGGAGAAGAAAGCCATGCGTGAAGTACGACCGGTACGGTATGGTACATGTAGCCGCTGACGCCCGTGGCAAGACCCATCTCCCGCGCGAAATCGCCCGTGGATGCCCCCCGTCCCACGCTCGCGACCACCTCCCTGACCAGCGACACCATTTCCTCCGCGCCGTCGGCGAGTTCCGACTCGACACACTCCAGAAACGCTTCGGGCCGAAGTGCGTCCCTTCTGATTGCGGCCTCACGCGCGGCAATCGCCACCACCAGCGCTCCGAAAAATGCCTTGGGGTCCGTGTGCGTCAGCACGGTTGAGCGGCGTACCAGTTCGCGGAGCAGCACCGGCTGGCGGGCAAACAGCACGCCAAGAATCGGGCTGCGCATGGCCGGACCGTTGCCGGCCGAGTAAACACCGCTGCGCTGCCACGCGGTCCCAGCCCAGAGTCGCAGGATCGCCCGCGCCGTGGCCAGACCCACGCCGGCGGGGAGACCCAGCAACCAGAACCGGAGCCGCCAGGAAAGGCTGCGCACAAAACGGTCCGGATCGCCGCCCGACGCAATCACCGCCTGGGCCGCCATGCAGGCGTGCTCGGTGTCATCGGAGATCATGCCGTGGCGCAACATAAAACACTGCCGGAGCTTCGGATACATGCGACGCCGGCGCTGCGCGGAAAGCCCTTCAAAAGGAAGCCCCAGCGCGTCGCCCGCAGCCATGCCCGCAAGACACCCCAGGGCAGCTTCGGTCACTGCGAAAGTGTCTCTTTCCGATTCGCATTCCGCTTCCATCGTCATCAGCCTTCAGACATATTCGCTCAATCGCCGGGGCGATCAAAAACCGAAAAATTCCAGAAAAGTTGTTCCCAATTGCAACCAAATGGTAGCATGCGCCGTCCAATCAGTTAACCTCGGAGTTCCGCCATGTCCAACTCGCCCGCTATCGATCCGTCCAGAGATCGCGTCCAGTCCATCGACCAGTTTCGCGGCTATGCCATTTTCGGCATGATGCTGGTCAATTTTTTCGGCCACTACAGCACCAAGTGGGTGGATGCCCTGAACATTGAAGGGCTCAAAGACCCTCTCAAATTCATTTTCGGCGAGCAGCTCCACCACCACAACCATTACATGACCTACGCCGACACCATCGCCCCCATCTTCATGTTCGTCGTCGGCATCGGCCTGCGCATCTCGTGGCTCAAGAAGGTCGAGAAGTATCCGCCCAATGTCGCCCGAAAGTCGCTGGCCGGGCGCTACTTCACGCTGGTGCTCATCGCTTTCGCCATCTACACCGGCTGGCTTTGGGACGCCCTGATGAGCATCGGCCTCGCCGGACTCGTCGGCCTGCTGGTCGTGGACAAGAAGTGGACCGTGCGCATCGCGTTTGCCCTGGCCCTGCTCACGGCCTATCAGCTCATCTTCTCCTACACCAGCTACGGCGTCTGGCTCTTGCGCCTCGGAAGCTATGGCGATGGTCCCAACGACCTGCCCTGGCCCGTCATCACCATCTTCCTGCCCCTGCGTGACGCCCTGCTGGACGTCAAGATCAACGGCGGGCCGCTGGGCCACTGGAGCTGGGCATTCATCTTGATCTGCGGCACAGTAGCCTATGACATCATGGCCACGCGCGATCGCAATAAGATTCTGGCGGGACTTGCCTGCATGGGCCTCATCCTTACGGTTGCGGGCTGGGGCGTCCGGGCTGTCGGCACCAAGGCCTACTTCAGCAAAGCTGAACCCTGGGCCGCCGCCGCCATGTTGGAAAACGACTTTGGCCCCGCAAAAGAAATAATGGGAAAGAGCCACGGCATGTTTGCTTCGACCGCCAAAGGCAATCCCGAAGCCGAAGCAGCCCTCGAAGCGGGCAATCTCGAAGAATTCGCTCGCCTGTCCCACGACAAACTGGTGGCCCTGGCCGCGCAGAAGCCCACAGAAGCCCCGCGCTACGCCAACGGCTGGGTGTTCTCCAAGAACTACCTGACCATGCCCTTCCCCTTCTGGGCCACCGCCCTCGCGGTCTTCCACCTGCTCGCCTTCTACATCATCTGCGATATTTTGAAATTCAACGTGCCCGGCATGGCGGTCGTGGGCATGAATCCCCTGTTTCTATACATCTTCCAGTCGCTTACCCTGGAGATGTACGGCAATCTGAATTCCCACTGGAATTACAAGTCCACCGAAAGCGGGCTGTTCGTTCTGGGCTCTTTCGTGGTCTACTGGGGAATCATGTATTCCATGGCGCGCTACTTCTACAACCGAAATATCGTCATTAAGATCTAGCCCCCCCTGCCAGCTCTCCCAGCATCAATCGCCAGCGTCTCACCCGAGGCGCTGGCGTTTTTTATGGTTGCTCGCATCTAAGCCCCTCCTTGACCGCTTCCAAACCATGGTATATACTTCGGTATATAGCAATAGTCCTGAAAGGTGCGCTCCCATGCAGAAAGCCAAGATTTTCCCCAACGGCCGCTCTCAGGCGATTCGCCTGCCTAAAGATTTTCGCTTTGACGGTGAAGAGGTCTACATCAGCAAGCTGAACGGAATTGTGATGCTCTTTCCCGTAACCGGCGGCTGGGATACCTTACTTGCAAGCCTGGACATGTTTTCCGATGATTTCATGGTCGAGCGGGAAGCTCCCGAAGCAGACCAGGAGCGAGAGGCGTTTTGATACGCTACATACTGGATACGAACATCTGTATCGCGCTC is a window from the Candidatus Hydrogenedentota bacterium genome containing:
- a CDS encoding CehA/McbA family metallohydrolase yields the protein MNHRVGLTAVLFIALFIVPCVVQAHDDAHGPLVPVSPEAEALIHTAPGATVAGVPAVAEGAQSALLNLRVIDLATGEPTFCRVNVIGQDGNYYEPEAHAQQPWSLQRLGNRKEKGPFRYYGWFFYCDGDESVRVPTGDCTIEVWKGFEFRPVRQTISIAAAATQEVTITLERTLDMAAAGWYSGDPHIHLNRRDNTDLERALDLTAAEDIRYGFLLGMNDPKQFNGVMADQEWPQLQGMGDASVLQRGNQVVSSGFEYRNVTFGHILLLMADELLFKDQVLAVNEWPTFAEVAKEVHRLNGKAFHAHGGYEKEIYADYIPGATDGVELLQFAIYRGIGLEGWYHILNAGFRFPSVGASDFPYCRALGDCRTYVRLGEDKSMRAWTDAAVAGRSFMTTGPMLDFTVNGAGPGDSLNIDADAKVVNVSLSVRSEVSTVSDVEIIANGTVAKHFRVDRTTEAGRLPQKLTYRFELPLSGSTWFAARAYGEQVKGLPDAEAHTNPIYVMRGEAPIANMASVNWLLARLDERIVEIEAMDFEKKADVIRYYQDCRALLAARMGGSSD
- a CDS encoding GDYXXLXY domain-containing protein, with amino-acid sequence MKTVQWAAFVVMALAQLAVPFLMIGSREDVLASGVAYKFRCGPVDPYDAFRGRYVALSFPDMQLENWTGMFFDGTETAYALLRVDEVGLAKIADVTLSPPASGDYLKVKAYGGGAGNSTLWVTLPFDRYYMDEFQAPAAEAAYRGQSRTEEGAHAVIRVREGEGVIAGLYFGDLSIEEYLRQEAEKTVPAE
- a CDS encoding DUF2157 domain-containing protein; this translates as MGQRSIRWLYDELPGLVASGVVSAETAARLREHYGPAPEGGVNVAKILLAILGALLIGAGIILTLASNWDELGRPARAVLSFLPLLLGQAIAAWTLARRMDSIAWREGASAFLALSIGASIALVGQTYHIPGNLANFLFTWLLLGLPLIYLYRSATVAMLYFIGATGWAIEAQSQGGHALWYWAMLSAALPFLWLEHRRDSAAPRNAFLGWVLCLNLCVGLGVSLEKVLPGLWIVIYTAMFAAFCLLGRESVTGRSGQPFRLVGGVGTVVLALLLTFDFGWNDIGFRHYRAGNARYLEWVGVADYALLLIALGAVVALAVRSAGRRDWNALAWVVSPALACAFFVLCSLETGAGVDTLAAYAYNLYLFVLGIVVLRAGIVSGRMATANAGLGILALLFTFRFFDSDMGILFRGVAFILIGMGFLGANLWISRRAAKQKELAS
- a CDS encoding sulfatase-like hydrolase/transferase: MPIRAAGLFVSLLFVILSAPAAEARPNIVLLMADDLGWGDPGFNGGTVIGTPNLDAMAAAGLKFNRFYSAAPVCSPTRGSCLTGRHPFRYGVRFANGGHMKPEEITLPEILSEVGYATGHFGKWHLGTMTPKYSGQTAREPEKHYATPGMNGFAEWFSTEFAVGTWDPYAVESLHPVLKGVVDRRALYWQNGENVKESLDGDDSRIIMDKAIPFIEGAVAAAKPFLSVIWFHAPHAPVVGGPAYRARYAEHPAEAQHYYAAVAAMDEQVGRLRAKLRELKVAETTIVFFCSDNGPEGDAPGERYMGSAGQFRGRKRSLFEGGVRVPGLLEWPAQVKAGTVSDYPAVTSDYLPTILEVLSISMPDSRPMDGISLVPVIRDGIQERPAPIAFETLGKAGSVETRESPAVALTDNRYKLLTDFSASGAEDLLFDLQTDPGETTNLAASEVARVAAMKDTLAAWRASCLASDGGADYRTVK
- a CDS encoding ADP-ribosylglycohydrolase family protein; translated protein: MEAECESERDTFAVTEAALGCLAGMAAGDALGLPFEGLSAQRRRRMYPKLRQCFMLRHGMISDDTEHACMAAQAVIASGGDPDRFVRSLSWRLRFWLLGLPAGVGLATARAILRLWAGTAWQRSGVYSAGNGPAMRSPILGVLFARQPVLLRELVRRSTVLTHTDPKAFFGALVVAIAAREAAIRRDALRPEAFLECVESELADGAEEMVSLVREVVASVGRGASTGDFAREMGLATGVSGYMYHTVPVVLHAWLSSPMDYEAAVSAVIDCGGDTDTTAAITGAILGAATGFEGIPGAWIDGLAEWPCGIAWIRRVAARSAEVAERGVPSAPVRLNVPGQLLRNLFFLCVVLLHGFRRLLPPY
- a CDS encoding DUF1624 domain-containing protein, giving the protein MSNSPAIDPSRDRVQSIDQFRGYAIFGMMLVNFFGHYSTKWVDALNIEGLKDPLKFIFGEQLHHHNHYMTYADTIAPIFMFVVGIGLRISWLKKVEKYPPNVARKSLAGRYFTLVLIAFAIYTGWLWDALMSIGLAGLVGLLVVDKKWTVRIAFALALLTAYQLIFSYTSYGVWLLRLGSYGDGPNDLPWPVITIFLPLRDALLDVKINGGPLGHWSWAFILICGTVAYDIMATRDRNKILAGLACMGLILTVAGWGVRAVGTKAYFSKAEPWAAAAMLENDFGPAKEIMGKSHGMFASTAKGNPEAEAALEAGNLEEFARLSHDKLVALAAQKPTEAPRYANGWVFSKNYLTMPFPFWATALAVFHLLAFYIICDILKFNVPGMAVVGMNPLFLYIFQSLTLEMYGNLNSHWNYKSTESGLFVLGSFVVYWGIMYSMARYFYNRNIVIKI
- a CDS encoding antitoxin gives rise to the protein MQKAKIFPNGRSQAIRLPKDFRFDGEEVYISKLNGIVMLFPVTGGWDTLLASLDMFSDDFMVEREAPEADQEREAF